The following coding sequences are from one Paracoccus alcaliphilus window:
- a CDS encoding ADP-ribosylglycohydrolase family protein — protein MPDTGPDNRAKGALIGLAIGDALGAPVEFQPRGGFAPIIGMRAGGRFRLPAGAWTDDTAMALCLAESLLANPDLDERDLLERFCRWAQHGENSSTGVAVGIGQITLRRLGDFRRTGSLHAAPRSRGDGNGALMRVAPVAIRHFRDPRKAAEIAIRQSRTTHASVLSEQCCAFSVQLISRLVLGEEWSTALAEAQVELQAPELLAMLDRCNSAGEPPSTGYVVDTLEAALWAVSRTQSFEEALLAAVNLGHDADTVGAVAGQIAGARYGSEAIPVAWAETLVQRARIEKLADLVPGCHADPKNGKTRTAARK, from the coding sequence ATGCCTGACACCGGACCAGATAATCGCGCCAAGGGTGCTTTGATTGGCCTCGCCATCGGGGATGCTCTCGGGGCGCCGGTCGAGTTCCAGCCGCGCGGCGGCTTTGCCCCCATCATCGGGATGCGGGCCGGGGGCCGATTCCGCCTGCCCGCAGGAGCATGGACGGATGACACCGCAATGGCCCTCTGTCTTGCCGAAAGCCTGCTTGCGAATCCGGACCTTGATGAACGGGATCTGCTCGAACGCTTTTGTCGATGGGCGCAGCATGGCGAAAACAGCAGCACGGGGGTTGCGGTCGGCATCGGCCAGATCACTCTGCGCCGTTTGGGCGACTTCCGGCGGACCGGATCACTTCATGCGGCCCCGAGAAGCCGGGGGGATGGCAATGGCGCGCTGATGCGGGTAGCCCCGGTGGCGATCCGCCATTTCCGCGATCCGCGAAAGGCTGCTGAAATCGCAATCCGGCAGAGCCGGACCACCCATGCCTCGGTGCTGTCCGAACAATGCTGTGCATTCAGCGTGCAGTTAATTAGTCGCCTTGTTCTTGGCGAGGAATGGAGCACCGCGCTTGCCGAGGCGCAGGTGGAACTACAGGCCCCAGAATTGCTGGCGATGCTTGATCGCTGCAACTCGGCAGGTGAGCCACCTTCTACTGGTTACGTCGTGGACACGCTGGAGGCTGCGCTTTGGGCGGTTTCCCGAACGCAGAGCTTCGAGGAGGCGCTGCTGGCGGCGGTCAACCTCGGCCACGACGCGGATACGGTCGGGGCCGTTGCTGGGCAGATCGCTGGTGCGCGATATGGGTCGGAGGCGATTCCGGTGGCGTGGGCGGAAACTCTCGTTCAGAGAGCGCGAATTGAAAAGCTGGCGGATCTGGTTCCCGGCTGTCATGCTGACCCCAAGAACGGCAAGACCCGCACAGCCGCAAGGAAGTAA
- a CDS encoding tail fiber domain-containing protein produces the protein MKAPKAPDPYDTAQAQAGMNRDTAITQGQMNMIDTVNPWGSTIYDQTGENTFTDSQGNVVTTPKYTQTTNLSPSQQAIFDRTQAAEQNLAQIAQDQSGFLTDYLKGGIDLSGVPGLQSSYGPGYNPNFNGNLGLQTDAGLQTSVGPGYATSYAGADDFSADRQRYEDALWDRTAGDRSAQEAQMRTTLANKGIKEGSAAWNAEMERMQRQNTDARMATIMAGGQEQQRMVDMSRQAAMFGNDSILGRFGAENAAQLAGAQFGNDALAQQGMFGMGAQQAQNAAVAGQAGFNNAARQQGVAEQFAQRNQPLNEITALLSGSQVSNPAQMSAATPQTGVANTNIAGMIQQDYQNRLGASQGAMGGLFGLGGSLLGAAGNAGGFGALFSDERLKTDVQRVGTTDGGVPVYTYRYIWGGPVMMGVMAQDVPEAAIQDESGFLKVDYSRVN, from the coding sequence ATGAAAGCGCCAAAGGCTCCCGATCCCTATGACACCGCCCAAGCGCAAGCGGGGATGAACAGGGATACCGCGATCACTCAGGGCCAGATGAACATGATCGACACGGTAAATCCGTGGGGATCGACCATCTATGACCAGACCGGCGAAAACACCTTCACCGACTCGCAGGGCAATGTCGTCACCACGCCGAAATACACCCAGACGACGAACCTGTCACCGTCGCAGCAGGCCATCTTTGATCGGACACAGGCTGCAGAGCAGAACCTCGCCCAGATCGCGCAGGACCAGTCAGGATTTCTGACAGACTACCTCAAGGGCGGCATTGACCTGTCAGGCGTTCCCGGCCTGCAATCGTCCTATGGTCCGGGATACAACCCGAATTTCAACGGCAATCTGGGCCTGCAAACCGATGCGGGCCTGCAAACCAGCGTCGGGCCGGGCTATGCGACCAGCTACGCCGGGGCTGACGATTTCAGCGCAGACCGGCAGCGGTATGAGGATGCGCTGTGGGATCGGACGGCGGGTGATCGGTCGGCGCAGGAAGCGCAGATGCGCACCACGCTGGCGAACAAGGGCATCAAGGAAGGCTCAGCCGCCTGGAATGCCGAAATGGAGCGGATGCAGCGCCAGAACACTGATGCGCGCATGGCCACCATCATGGCAGGCGGTCAGGAACAGCAGCGCATGGTCGACATGTCGCGGCAGGCGGCGATGTTCGGCAATGACAGCATCCTTGGCCGGTTCGGCGCAGAGAACGCAGCGCAGCTTGCAGGGGCGCAGTTCGGTAATGACGCGCTGGCACAGCAGGGCATGTTCGGCATGGGCGCACAGCAGGCGCAGAACGCGGCTGTGGCTGGTCAGGCCGGGTTCAACAACGCAGCCCGCCAGCAGGGAGTGGCAGAGCAGTTCGCGCAGCGAAACCAGCCTCTGAATGAAATTACCGCGCTGTTGAGCGGATCGCAGGTGAGCAACCCGGCGCAGATGAGTGCCGCCACGCCGCAGACAGGGGTGGCAAATACAAACATCGCTGGGATGATACAGCAGGACTATCAGAACCGTCTCGGCGCATCGCAGGGGGCTATGGGTGGATTGTTCGGCCTTGGCGGGTCCTTGCTTGGCGCTGCTGGAAATGCTGGCGGCTTCGGCGCTCTATTCTCCGATGAACGCCTGAAAACTGATGTTCAGCGTGTCGGCACGACCGATGGGGGCGTCCCGGTTTATACCTATCGCTATATCTGGGGTGGCCCGGTGATGATGGGCGTAATGGCTCAGGATGTGCCGGAAGCGGCCATTCAGGACGAAAGCGGCTTCCTGAAAGTTGATTATTCGAGGGTTAACTGA
- a CDS encoding GNAT family N-acetyltransferase, producing the protein MIVTDARVVQLVERSIGRPIIPPYTCIGIEKDGQVIAGVVFNDFTGPDIHMTVGGYGWSRALLRAVGEYAFGQLGCLRISAVTEQEKVVALAERIGGRVEGHMRDLFGDGRDGVMIGFARNEWRYR; encoded by the coding sequence GTGATCGTCACTGACGCGCGGGTCGTCCAGCTTGTCGAGCGATCGATAGGGCGTCCGATCATACCGCCATACACCTGCATTGGCATCGAGAAAGACGGCCAAGTCATCGCTGGCGTCGTGTTTAACGACTTCACCGGCCCTGACATTCATATGACCGTTGGGGGTTACGGCTGGAGCCGCGCTTTGCTGCGGGCCGTGGGTGAATATGCGTTCGGCCAGCTTGGCTGCCTGAGGATTTCGGCTGTGACGGAACAAGAGAAAGTCGTGGCGCTTGCCGAGAGGATCGGCGGGCGCGTCGAAGGGCATATGCGAGACCTGTTCGGCGATGGCCGGGACGGGGTGATGATCGGGTTCGCCCGGAATGAGTGGAGATACCGATGA
- a CDS encoding PspA/IM30 family protein: MHYSPRNNSTYRPFPGDEHLVVKFFIDDRKNEKLTRERGYAVYENVEMVSINVPGDKQLTINAPANSSCTMPSGDQVRYCERFPEDYERFQSGQGAAITGLPLKHCPFLSKAEVSMLEAQNIYSVEQLSDMGGAPLRNLGPSGRKWQQQALAFLQTAEGSRDALADAEDKAAMKARIEALEAALERANTGEDDPRVALKDKIEELTGARPKGNPSVETLEKTLSELQPQGV; this comes from the coding sequence ATGCACTATTCCCCCCGCAACAACTCGACCTATCGCCCGTTTCCCGGCGATGAGCATCTGGTTGTGAAATTCTTCATCGATGACCGGAAGAACGAGAAGCTGACGCGCGAGCGCGGCTATGCCGTTTACGAGAATGTCGAGATGGTTTCGATCAACGTCCCGGGCGACAAGCAACTGACGATCAACGCCCCGGCCAATTCGTCCTGCACGATGCCGAGCGGCGATCAGGTTCGCTATTGCGAGCGGTTCCCCGAGGATTACGAGCGGTTCCAGAGCGGTCAGGGCGCGGCCATCACCGGGCTGCCGCTGAAACACTGCCCGTTCCTCAGCAAAGCCGAGGTGTCGATGCTGGAGGCCCAGAACATCTACAGCGTCGAACAGCTTTCCGACATGGGCGGCGCACCGCTGCGCAATCTCGGGCCTTCGGGTCGGAAATGGCAGCAGCAGGCACTGGCGTTCTTGCAGACAGCCGAGGGCAGCCGTGACGCGCTGGCCGACGCCGAGGACAAAGCGGCAATGAAGGCGCGCATCGAGGCGCTGGAAGCTGCGCTGGAGCGCGCCAACACCGGCGAGGACGATCCCCGCGTGGCGTTGAAAGACAAGATCGAGGAACTGACCGGCGCACGTCCGAAGGGGAACCCCTCCGTCGAGACGCTGGAAAAGACGCTGTCCGAACTCCAGCCGCAGGGTGTCTGA
- a CDS encoding phage major capsid protein, producing MALEDRSTAWQDLVSDNIPLFDVLRRKGLWESYSGPRIRQTLLIDLPGIQWYRDYDFLQNAPRELFNDAYWTPKQAAVPISLSMTEILNNRGENQLLPVLREYIRAAETGLAQGLDAALYGDGTGAGGKALDGLGAAVPVTPTNLYGGINRSTETIWQTGSYDIDSDFPDIGTQLDATTVKPIFDRVMGQHTRGNNAPDLILASAQHWEAYAAATVAIQRINTNEGGVGRLGFRTLQYVGPGGRAEIVWGGGRGTNMPNDTSFFLNTDTLRMRYNPERNFDTLFSGDGAKPINQDAIAQFVGWMGNMTMTNPVFHARLYDSDPAN from the coding sequence ATGGCGCTGGAGGATCGCTCCACCGCATGGCAGGATCTTGTTTCGGACAACATCCCGTTGTTCGACGTTCTGCGCCGCAAAGGCCTGTGGGAAAGCTACAGCGGCCCGCGCATCCGTCAGACCCTTCTGATCGATCTGCCGGGCATCCAGTGGTATCGTGACTACGATTTCCTCCAGAATGCGCCGCGCGAACTGTTCAACGACGCATACTGGACGCCGAAGCAGGCCGCCGTTCCGATCTCGCTGTCGATGACCGAGATTCTGAACAACCGCGGTGAAAACCAGCTTCTGCCGGTGCTGCGCGAGTATATCCGCGCCGCTGAAACCGGACTGGCGCAGGGTCTGGATGCTGCGCTGTATGGCGACGGCACCGGGGCTGGCGGCAAAGCGCTGGACGGTCTGGGCGCTGCTGTGCCCGTGACGCCGACGAACCTGTATGGCGGCATCAACCGGTCGACGGAAACCATCTGGCAGACCGGAAGCTACGATATCGACAGCGACTTCCCTGATATCGGGACGCAACTGGATGCCACCACGGTCAAGCCGATCTTCGACCGCGTGATGGGACAACACACCCGGGGGAACAACGCTCCGGACCTGATCCTCGCGTCGGCGCAACACTGGGAAGCCTATGCTGCTGCCACGGTCGCGATCCAGCGGATCAACACCAACGAGGGCGGCGTTGGCCGTCTCGGCTTCCGCACCCTGCAATATGTGGGGCCGGGTGGCCGGGCGGAAATCGTCTGGGGCGGGGGTCGCGGCACGAATATGCCCAACGACACCAGCTTCTTCCTGAACACCGACACGCTGCGCATGCGCTACAATCCCGAGCGCAACTTCGACACGCTGTTCTCGGGCGACGGTGCCAAGCCGATCAACCAGGACGCCATCGCGCAGTTCGTCGGCTGGATGGGCAACATGACGATGACGAACCCCGTGTTCCACGCCCGTCTGTATGACAGCGATCCGGCAAACTGA
- a CDS encoding NAD-dependent epimerase/dehydratase family protein: MAKKFFMTGGAGVAATLISPYFDRDEITRTDVRRADDVAELALCDPRLVAEAMAGHDTVIHAVGVGWKKPDAEIEASMIPPFRCVLDAMKVAGVKRIVLLSSMHVVADYELGEGISPASPPRTSSFYGQMHVLREKMVREFGLSASIIRIGVVSPKPRGTRRDRAIWISPRDLATCIRYAADITSPRCPVIWGCSGTNEDHEWIHSDGRFDAVDNADKFPLVDADRWSFIGGPLVKHQVPADRANF; the protein is encoded by the coding sequence ATGGCGAAGAAATTTTTCATGACAGGCGGTGCCGGTGTGGCGGCGACTCTCATTTCGCCTTACTTCGACCGCGACGAGATCACACGAACGGATGTAAGACGCGCAGATGATGTCGCGGAACTGGCCCTGTGCGATCCGCGTCTCGTGGCCGAGGCGATGGCGGGCCATGACACGGTCATTCACGCTGTCGGGGTGGGGTGGAAGAAGCCGGATGCTGAGATCGAGGCATCCATGATCCCGCCCTTTCGGTGCGTCCTCGATGCGATGAAGGTTGCTGGCGTGAAGCGCATTGTTCTGCTGAGCAGCATGCACGTCGTGGCAGACTACGAACTAGGCGAAGGCATATCCCCTGCATCCCCTCCGAGGACGAGCAGCTTCTATGGGCAAATGCATGTGCTTCGAGAGAAGATGGTTAGGGAGTTTGGGCTGTCGGCCAGCATCATCCGCATAGGGGTTGTATCGCCAAAGCCGAGAGGAACGAGACGAGATCGCGCAATCTGGATTTCACCGCGCGATCTGGCGACCTGCATCCGTTACGCGGCAGATATCACAAGCCCACGCTGCCCGGTTATCTGGGGTTGCTCGGGGACTAATGAAGATCACGAGTGGATACACTCTGACGGACGGTTCGACGCCGTGGATAATGCAGATAAATTTCCCTTGGTCGATGCCGACAGATGGAGTTTTATTGGCGGACCGCTTGTCAAGCACCAAGTTCCCGCTGATCGGGCCAATTTTTGA
- a CDS encoding sigma factor-like helix-turn-helix DNA-binding protein — protein MTYLWRDQLYDTQREVAEAAGVHKNTVRNHLERYGHLEMLGSPIRPNRKIDREREIFAMRDAGVSLSEIGRRVGVCQQRVSQIIVRAEA, from the coding sequence ATGACCTACCTATGGCGCGACCAGCTATACGACACCCAGCGCGAGGTAGCAGAGGCGGCTGGCGTCCATAAAAATACGGTCCGAAATCATCTGGAGCGGTATGGCCATCTGGAAATGCTGGGCAGCCCTATCCGGCCCAATCGCAAAATCGACCGCGAGCGCGAGATATTTGCCATGAGAGATGCGGGGGTGTCCCTGTCGGAGATCGGCAGGCGCGTCGGGGTCTGTCAGCAGCGTGTCAGTCAGATCATCGTGAGGGCAGAGGCATGA
- a CDS encoding helix-turn-helix domain-containing protein: MMDRLAPYMAPGVSLQDAIREAWLASIPEELRPQRQDLRMAGGACESARQRRDERAAEVSRLRIEGLHVHQIADRIGVSEGTVKRIIREHDIPAPIRTKNTERDEQIVALVRQGLSYSQVARMMGCARTTVSRAWNGRAA, from the coding sequence ATGATGGATCGTCTCGCCCCCTACATGGCCCCCGGCGTCTCTCTGCAAGACGCGATCCGCGAGGCTTGGCTGGCCAGCATCCCCGAGGAACTGCGCCCACAGCGGCAGGATCTGCGCATGGCTGGCGGTGCCTGCGAAAGCGCCCGGCAGAGACGCGATGAACGCGCAGCCGAGGTCAGCCGACTGCGCATCGAGGGCCTGCATGTGCATCAGATCGCAGATCGCATCGGAGTGAGCGAGGGGACCGTAAAACGCATCATCCGCGAGCATGACATCCCGGCACCGATCAGGACCAAAAACACAGAGCGCGATGAGCAGATCGTGGCGCTGGTTCGTCAGGGCCTGTCCTACAGCCAGGTCGCGAGAATGATGGGCTGCGCCAGAACCACGGTGAGCCGCGCATGGAATGGGAGGGCAGCATGA
- a CDS encoding helix-turn-helix domain-containing protein, producing the protein MMLPRFIDAPRPADMASAAIDCVALETGVSRDAILSDSKEPMIAHARQRAQARLYDDGMRMNEIARQFCCHPSSVRHAIHAVAKRKSEASA; encoded by the coding sequence ATGATGCTCCCCCGCTTCATCGACGCACCGCGTCCAGCCGACATGGCCAGCGCTGCCATCGACTGCGTGGCGCTGGAAACCGGCGTATCGCGCGATGCCATTCTCAGCGACAGCAAGGAGCCGATGATCGCCCATGCTCGCCAGCGCGCACAGGCCCGGCTCTACGATGACGGCATGCGGATGAACGAGATTGCCCGGCAATTCTGCTGCCATCCGTCATCGGTGCGTCACGCTATCCACGCAGTCGCCAAGCGCAAATCGGAGGCATCGGCATGA
- a CDS encoding helix-turn-helix transcriptional regulator, which translates to MRDIMGYKYPTKQEHIYSIHAATTIGYICPMEMSFKEALEHAMRVSKRGKSKRNVAILAGISPDIMKNISQNKSRTPNAEAATKVADFFGVSLSDFYAGNIPEDIGEDATEIAEDAAKVSGVVRGLSKESREKVQAFAEALRQTEEAARRSE; encoded by the coding sequence ATGCGTGACATTATGGGGTATAAATACCCCACAAAGCAAGAGCATATTTACTCCATTCATGCCGCAACGACCATAGGGTATATTTGCCCCATGGAAATGTCGTTTAAAGAAGCACTTGAGCATGCAATGCGCGTGTCTAAGCGCGGGAAATCCAAGCGTAATGTCGCCATTCTGGCTGGCATATCTCCTGACATTATGAAGAACATAAGTCAGAACAAATCGCGGACGCCCAACGCCGAAGCAGCAACGAAAGTGGCCGATTTCTTCGGTGTGTCATTGTCCGACTTTTATGCGGGAAACATTCCTGAGGATATCGGCGAGGACGCGACCGAGATTGCAGAGGATGCAGCCAAGGTCAGCGGGGTTGTTCGAGGACTCAGCAAGGAAAGTCGGGAGAAGGTTCAGGCGTTTGCTGAAGCCCTTCGTCAGACAGAAGAAGCTGCTCGGCGTAGCGAATGA
- a CDS encoding sensor histidine kinase, translating into MSEIIVPLIGQLSYPSVVVDLNSAGLIVTIPPEMVIFDLARVGFVEPSGVVMLHNLTRFLIHQGCRVAYRNYAVQRPGLMFLDGAGFFEDVLKQKAFVGTRKQPTTLSLREIRTIDAHGWVQTDFLPWLSHCSRRSAAALGHFGSCISEIFNNIRDHSAHQVGSIFAQWYPNIDTLKLAVGDFGRGIPATVATVEPGLTGAAAIERAFAPNFTSQSTPKNRGAGLDFTLNNVCIGLNGMMTVYSGGAALQALAGGQIRHLNPIFGNSGYTGTLFEIILPTHAIPEFNPQEEEMIW; encoded by the coding sequence GTGAGTGAAATTATTGTCCCGCTAATTGGGCAGCTAAGCTACCCAAGCGTTGTAGTTGATCTGAACTCAGCGGGCTTGATTGTGACAATCCCACCAGAAATGGTTATATTTGACCTTGCGAGGGTTGGGTTTGTTGAGCCGTCAGGCGTGGTGATGCTCCACAACCTCACTCGCTTCCTCATCCATCAGGGATGTCGGGTCGCCTACCGAAATTATGCGGTCCAGCGTCCCGGCCTGATGTTCCTTGATGGAGCAGGGTTCTTTGAGGATGTGCTAAAGCAAAAAGCTTTCGTCGGCACGCGGAAACAACCGACAACACTAAGTTTGAGGGAAATCCGAACGATTGACGCTCACGGTTGGGTGCAAACTGACTTCCTGCCATGGCTATCGCATTGCTCAAGACGATCTGCGGCGGCTCTTGGGCACTTCGGCTCGTGCATCAGCGAAATCTTCAATAACATTCGTGACCACAGCGCGCATCAAGTCGGCAGCATATTCGCTCAGTGGTATCCAAACATAGACACTCTGAAACTAGCCGTTGGCGACTTCGGTCGAGGCATCCCCGCGACGGTGGCAACGGTGGAGCCGGGCCTGACGGGCGCTGCCGCAATAGAACGTGCTTTCGCCCCCAACTTCACCAGTCAAAGCACGCCCAAAAACCGGGGCGCAGGGCTGGACTTCACACTCAACAACGTGTGCATCGGGCTGAACGGAATGATGACCGTCTACTCCGGCGGCGCTGCGCTGCAAGCCCTTGCAGGTGGACAAATCCGGCACCTTAACCCTATATTTGGGAATAGCGGCTATACTGGAACATTGTTCGAGATCATCCTGCCAACCCATGCGATACCAGAGTTCAACCCGCAAGAAGAGGAAATGATATGGTAA
- a CDS encoding STAS-like domain-containing protein — MVIHVKDHLSGCATNEDGEALLTLVDREIRDRGVAHVDFHGVIYVTTSFVNSAFLPLLDRMSFDEVKGRLKVTGALPQIADMVRRRMADTASRVAA; from the coding sequence ATGGTAATTCACGTCAAAGACCACCTCTCGGGGTGCGCCACCAATGAGGACGGGGAAGCCCTGCTTACTCTGGTGGACCGCGAGATTCGGGACCGTGGTGTCGCGCATGTCGATTTCCACGGCGTGATCTACGTCACCACATCATTCGTGAATTCTGCCTTCCTTCCGCTTCTCGACCGAATGTCATTTGATGAGGTAAAGGGCCGCCTGAAAGTGACAGGCGCCCTTCCGCAGATCGCTGACATGGTGCGAAGAAGGATGGCGGACACCGCCTCACGAGTAGCAGCCTAA
- a CDS encoding single-stranded DNA-binding protein: MKNLTIAGGIGKDAVTRTTQGGDKVTGFSVAVEERNGQDKRTLWFDCSLWGRRGEALAQYLTKGTRVTVSGDLSTHEHEGRTYLTVRANDVTLQGGGQRNDSGSAAGGAATGSAPGRADYEDSIPFAPQVL, from the coding sequence ATGAAAAATCTTACCATCGCAGGCGGCATCGGCAAAGACGCCGTGACCCGCACCACCCAAGGCGGTGACAAAGTGACCGGATTTTCGGTCGCGGTCGAGGAACGCAACGGGCAGGACAAGCGGACGCTGTGGTTCGATTGCTCGCTCTGGGGCCGTCGCGGCGAGGCTCTGGCGCAGTATCTGACCAAAGGCACCCGCGTCACCGTTTCTGGCGATCTGTCCACGCACGAGCATGAGGGCCGCACCTATCTGACTGTGCGGGCCAATGATGTCACCTTGCAAGGTGGAGGTCAGCGCAATGACAGCGGCTCGGCAGCGGGTGGCGCTGCAACCGGATCAGCGCCGGGTCGCGCGGACTACGAGGACTCGATCCCGTTCGCCCCACAGGTTTTGTGA
- a CDS encoding recombination protein NinB, giving the protein MSRHAITIRPETEPRDRARLAHWISRIPVGWRCEFKEAKRSHEQNDRLWELLGRVSKRMTVNGARFDPESWKCIYMKAMGKEVRVLPMLDGNGIFPTGFRSSDLSVREMCDLQTFIEAHCAEQGVDIWATEDA; this is encoded by the coding sequence ATGAGCCGTCACGCCATCACCATCCGCCCAGAGACGGAACCGCGCGACCGTGCCCGTCTGGCTCACTGGATCAGCCGGATACCGGTCGGGTGGCGATGCGAATTCAAGGAAGCCAAACGCAGTCACGAGCAAAACGACCGCCTGTGGGAACTGCTAGGCCGCGTGTCGAAGCGCATGACCGTCAATGGCGCGCGGTTCGATCCTGAAAGCTGGAAGTGCATCTACATGAAGGCGATGGGCAAAGAGGTCCGCGTTCTGCCGATGCTGGACGGAAACGGTATTTTCCCCACTGGTTTCAGGTCATCTGACCTGTCTGTGCGCGAGATGTGCGACCTGCAAACATTCATCGAGGCTCATTGCGCCGAGCAGGGCGTGGATATCTGGGCGACGGAGGACGCATGA
- a CDS encoding nuclease domain-containing protein, with the protein MSFIRLEGPQFKTPPCVSKAARDFARGQTCTLRLDGCNGGTDTTVLAHIRRYGWAGVGQKPHDFLAVHACQNCHDLLDSRSASAPIGDDDILRALGETQSRLYAAGLLTLKGSRK; encoded by the coding sequence ATGAGCTTCATCCGTCTGGAAGGTCCGCAATTCAAGACGCCGCCATGCGTCAGCAAGGCTGCGCGAGACTTCGCCCGAGGCCAGACATGCACCCTGCGGCTGGATGGCTGCAACGGGGGCACGGACACAACCGTCCTGGCGCATATCAGGCGGTATGGATGGGCGGGCGTGGGGCAGAAACCGCATGATTTCCTCGCGGTCCATGCCTGCCAGAATTGCCACGATCTGCTCGATAGCAGGTCAGCATCTGCGCCCATCGGAGATGACGACATTCTGCGCGCCCTCGGCGAGACGCAATCACGCCTCTACGCCGCTGGCCTGCTCACGCTGAAAGGATCACGGAAATGA
- a CDS encoding helix-turn-helix domain-containing protein encodes MAATTPFTPETLADRWGVSAASIRNKCNAGDLRHFRFGRLYRIPAAVVEEIEACQTSASDDSGAGSASIGASMAEEHGISLRHAPERKRKQRQ; translated from the coding sequence ATGGCAGCCACAACACCATTCACGCCGGAAACACTTGCCGACAGGTGGGGCGTCAGTGCAGCGTCAATCCGCAACAAGTGCAATGCCGGGGATCTGCGCCATTTCCGTTTCGGACGGCTTTACCGTATCCCGGCGGCAGTCGTAGAGGAGATTGAGGCATGCCAGACATCAGCATCGGACGATTCAGGGGCGGGTTCTGCGTCTATTGGCGCGTCGATGGCCGAAGAACACGGCATCAGCTTGCGGCACGCACCCGAGCGGAAGCGGAAGCAGAGGCAATAG
- a CDS encoding tyrosine-type recombinase/integrase, with translation MGYTGKAVLAHFGHYRPDQITTALCRDYAKKRTDSGISQGSVHTELGHLRSAMTWAKNNRLIDAAPHIERPAKPTPKERFLSKAEVASLIESASAPHIGLAIHLLFATAGRVGAILDLTWDRVDMDRAIINLRLDDATTRKGRAIVPINRGLMAALQTEKDAALSDYVVEYGGQQVSSIRKGFTNAVTRAGMDGITLHTLRHSSAVAMVSSGIRIEKVAQYLGHSNVAVTYSTYGRFAPEHLTDAAEVLEFTNLRVVK, from the coding sequence ATGGGCTACACCGGCAAGGCCGTTCTCGCGCATTTCGGCCACTATCGCCCCGACCAGATCACCACCGCCCTATGCCGGGACTATGCGAAAAAACGCACCGACAGCGGCATATCGCAGGGATCTGTCCACACCGAATTGGGCCACCTGCGCAGCGCAATGACATGGGCGAAGAACAACCGTCTGATCGATGCCGCGCCGCATATTGAGCGCCCAGCCAAGCCCACGCCCAAAGAGCGATTCCTGAGCAAGGCCGAGGTGGCATCACTGATCGAGAGTGCAAGCGCCCCTCATATTGGCCTCGCGATCCACCTGCTTTTCGCCACCGCTGGCCGGGTGGGCGCGATACTGGACCTGACATGGGATCGGGTGGACATGGACCGCGCCATCATCAACCTGCGGCTGGACGACGCCACGACACGCAAGGGCCGCGCCATTGTGCCGATCAACCGCGGCCTCATGGCTGCGCTGCAAACCGAAAAAGATGCCGCCCTGTCGGATTATGTCGTTGAGTATGGTGGCCAACAGGTCAGCAGCATCCGCAAAGGGTTCACGAATGCCGTGACGCGCGCCGGTATGGACGGGATCACCCTGCACACCCTGCGTCACAGTTCTGCCGTGGCCATGGTGTCCAGCGGCATCCGCATCGAGAAAGTCGCGCAGTATCTGGGGCACAGCAATGTGGCCGTGACCTATTCGACCTATGGCAGATTCGCCCCCGAACACCTGACAGACGCCGCCGAGGTGCTGGAATTCACGAACCTGAGGGTGGTCAAGTGA